TGGGCGCGCCCCCGGGGGGACCGGTCGACGACACGCCGCCGTCGATCCTCTCGACGTTCCCCGCGGCCGACTCGACCGGAGTCCGTCCGCCCTTCGTCGCATCGATCACGTTCAGCGAGAAGATGGACAAGCGTTCCGTCGAGAAGACGCTCCGCGTCTTTCCGCCCCCCGGACGGATCCGGACCGAATGGGACACAAACACGCTCTTCGTCGAGAACGACTTCTTCGCGCGTGCGGATGCGGCGCCGGAGGGACCGATCACGATTCTCGTTTCCGGGCAAGCCGAGGATCGGAGGGGGAACAAGATCCGCGAGCCGTTCTCGTTCACGTTCACGTCCGACGAGAGCCTCCCGAGAGGAAGCGTGAGCGGCACGATCGAGGGGCTGTCCAAGTCGCCGCAAGCGCCGCCCGCGACCGTTCGTGCGATCCTGCCGATGGAGAGCGATTCGGCTCCGGCGCGCGTGCTCCTCGAAGGGGAGGCCTCACGGGAAGGGGCGTTCCGACTCCGCCCTCTCCCACTCGGGGAGGGGGGACCGCGCCTCGTGCTCGCGTTCCAAGACGAGAACGAGGACGGAACGATCGATTTCGATAGAGAACTCTACGGCTACTCGGTTTCGTTCGCGCTCACGCCGGAGCAGCCGGCCGCCGACTCGCTCCGGATTCGGCTCGTGAGCGCCGACACCCCCGGATCGATCGAGGGGATGGTGGCGATCGACGAGGGGACCGATTCGCTTGTCGTCGCCGTGGAGGCAGAGGACGACACGGCCGCGGCGCCGTCCCTCGTGGAGCCGGATTCGACGGGTGCGTATCGAGTTACGGACCTCCGAGCCGGCGCTTATCGGGTTCGGCTCCTCCGCGGCTCGTTCGAGAAGATGCGCGTGGACGGCCTGGAAAGCGCAACCTCCGTGCTTTCCGAACGTTCGCTCGTTCTCCGCCCGGGAGAGGCGGTGGAGGAGTTCTGCTTACCCGAGGAGGTCCCGGAGCCCCAAGTCACGCATTAAAAAAGAGTTGACACGTTCTCCTCCCACCTGATAGCTTTCCCTCGGAAAGTGTAGGGAGGCTGCGGCTGCCCGCGTCGGCCCGGGCGATCGATCGGGAGGGTTCCGATGACAAAAGCTGATCTTGTGGACGAGGTGGTGCAGGCCACGGGGCTGCCGAAAAAGGATGTGGCCCTCATCGTCGACGGCTTTCTCGAGGCCATCAGCCAAACGCTGATCAACAACGGTCACGTCGAGATCCGTGGTTTCGGGAGCTTCAAGATCAAGTACGCCAAGGCCCGGGTGGCGCGGAATCCTCGATCGGGCGCGACGGTTCATGTCCCGCCCAAGCTCGTCCCCTTCTTCAAGGTCTCCCGCGAGCTGAAGGCTCTCGTCGACGGCGCCGAGGAGCCCTCGGAGAGAACGGGAAGAGAGCAGGGGGCCGAGGCCGCCGGCCTGTCGGGGGATCGCCCCGAGGCCTTCTGATCGCGAACGGACCGGGCCGAAGAGCGCCCATCGAGGAGAACACGACCGATGCCGTGCGGCAAGAAGCGGAAACGCGCCAAGATCGCGGCTCACAAGCGCAAGAAGCGTTTGAAAAGAGACCGCCACAAGAAGAAGCTCCGTTAGCCGGGTCGGCGCGCGCGTTTCGTCGCGCGGCCGCGCGTTCCCTCTCGCCGGACGCGGGTGCTGGGTCGGACGATCGAGACACTCCCCTGGGCGGGTCGCTCGCCCGGATGACGCGCGCGTTCTTGTCGCGAGGACTCGGAGCGCGTGCTGACTCTTCTACCCGCTCGCTATGGGAACCACTCGGAAGAGGAGCCGTCGCATCTGGAGCTTGAGGAGGACCTTCCTTCTCTCGCTTCTCGTGCACGTCTTGACGCCGATCGGGATCGGACGATGCGACCCGGCGCGCGATTGGCTCGGCGCGAAGGAGATCGAGCCGCCTCCTCCGGCGTTCGAGCCGATCGTCTTCGAGCTCGTGGAGCCGACGCCCGGGCCGGAGGCGGAGAGCGTTCCTCCCACGCGCTTCGTTTCGACGAAGAAGAGCCTCGCGCGGTCGGAGCCGTCCGAGGCGCCGCCGGATGCCGAGAACGATCGGCCTCGCTCGGAGGGGATGTCGCCCCTCATGGAGAGCGCTCGCGAGGCGTCGCGCGCGAAGGAGCCGGCCGTCGCGCTCCCTTCGGAGGAGCCCGCGGAGGAACCCGAAGGACTCCGAACGAGGCCCCTCGCGCTCTCTCCCTCCGAGATCCGCCGAGACGTCGCCCGTTCGCTTGAGAGCCGGACGTTCGACAACAAGCGAGGGGCGGCGACGATCCCCGGCGACCTCTCCTTCCACACGGTCGATTTCGAGTTCGCTCCCTATCTGCTCGCGCTCAAGACGAGAATCGAGGAGAAATGGTATCCTCCGGTGGCGTTTCGCGGAGGACTTCCGTACGGGGGGGACACGGTCGCGCGCTTCGTCATCGAGAGGGACGGCTCCCTCGGGGGCCTCGAGGCGCTGAAGAACGCGGACCATCCCTCGCTGGACGTCGCTGCTCTGAACGCGATCCGCTACGCGGCGCCCTTCCCGCCCCTGCCCGAGGGATTCCCGGAGAAACGATGGGTGATCACATGCACGTTCTATTACAGGTGAACGAATGAAGGGCTTCCTCGCGTTCCTCGTGGCGGGCGGGCCCCTCATGATCCCTCTCGGGATCTGCTCGATTCTCGCTCTCGCGGTGATCATCGAGCGCTTCCTGAACCTGAGACGCTCGAAGATCCTTCTCCCCGAAGTCGCGCAGCTCGTCGATACGATCGACGGCCCGGGGGACGTCGACCTCGCGCTCAAGATCCTCGACCGGAACCCGGGGAGCCTCGCGAACGTGATCCGCGCCGGGCTCGAAAGCCGACATCTCCCTCCCGAGGAGGCGCGCGAGATCGTCCAGGACGCGGGGAGACGCGAGGCGAAGGAGATCGAGCGGGGGATCACGGCGCTCGAGGCGATCGCAGGCGTGGCGCCGCTCCTCGGCCTACTCGGCACGGTGACCGGGATGATCCGCGTCTTCCGCGTGATCGCGCTCATCGGCGTCGGGAACGCGAACGCGCTTTCCGGCGGGATCTCCGAGGCGCTCATCACGACCGCCGTCGGGCTCTCGATCGCGATCCCCGCCCTCGTCGCGTACCACTTCTTCTCGAGCCGCTCCGCCGAAATCGTTTCCGATATGGAGCATCTTGCATCGACGCTTCTCCGGAAGCTCCGCCGCATGCGGGGAGAGGAAGACCGCCTTTCATGAACCGGAGAGGGCTCAGCTTCGGAGGGGAGAAGAAACGCGCGCCGCTCGTCAACGTCACCTCCCTCATCGACGCGCTCTTTCTGCTTCTCATCTTCTTCATGGTCTCCTCGACGTTTCGCGACATTCCGGGAATCCCGCTCGACCTTCCCGAGGCGCGCACGGGAGAGGCGACCCGCTCGCAGGGAGTGGAGGTGCAAATCGACGGTGGCGGCGCGGTTCGCATCGAGGGGAAGATCGTCGGGGACGGGGAGGTCACGGAGCGACTTGCGTCCGCACTCGACGCGGCCTCCGCGCGCGACCTCGTTCTTCGCGCGGACCGCGGCGTTCCGTACGGAAAGGTTGTCTTCGTGATGGATCTCGCGCGCTCCCTCCGCGTGAGCCGGCTCGTCGTCGCCACGGAGAACCTCCCGCCGGCGATCGAGAAAGACTCGGATCGCATGGAATCCCCGAGGAAGGAGGAGTGAGCGTGCACCGGC
This genomic interval from Candidatus Eisenbacteria bacterium contains the following:
- a CDS encoding Ig-like domain-containing protein; amino-acid sequence: MAARVRRGAPLLALVLLGCAQMGAPPGGPVDDTPPSILSTFPAADSTGVRPPFVASITFSEKMDKRSVEKTLRVFPPPGRIRTEWDTNTLFVENDFFARADAAPEGPITILVSGQAEDRRGNKIREPFSFTFTSDESLPRGSVSGTIEGLSKSPQAPPATVRAILPMESDSAPARVLLEGEASREGAFRLRPLPLGEGGPRLVLAFQDENEDGTIDFDRELYGYSVSFALTPEQPAADSLRIRLVSADTPGSIEGMVAIDEGTDSLVVAVEAEDDTAAAPSLVEPDSTGAYRVTDLRAGAYRVRLLRGSFEKMRVDGLESATSVLSERSLVLRPGEAVEEFCLPEEVPEPQVTH
- a CDS encoding integration host factor subunit beta; this translates as MTKADLVDEVVQATGLPKKDVALIVDGFLEAISQTLINNGHVEIRGFGSFKIKYAKARVARNPRSGATVHVPPKLVPFFKVSRELKALVDGAEEPSERTGREQGAEAAGLSGDRPEAF
- a CDS encoding TonB family protein; the protein is MRRTFLLSLLVHVLTPIGIGRCDPARDWLGAKEIEPPPPAFEPIVFELVEPTPGPEAESVPPTRFVSTKKSLARSEPSEAPPDAENDRPRSEGMSPLMESAREASRAKEPAVALPSEEPAEEPEGLRTRPLALSPSEIRRDVARSLESRTFDNKRGAATIPGDLSFHTVDFEFAPYLLALKTRIEEKWYPPVAFRGGLPYGGDTVARFVIERDGSLGGLEALKNADHPSLDVAALNAIRYAAPFPPLPEGFPEKRWVITCTFYYR
- a CDS encoding MotA/TolQ/ExbB proton channel family protein, which codes for MKGFLAFLVAGGPLMIPLGICSILALAVIIERFLNLRRSKILLPEVAQLVDTIDGPGDVDLALKILDRNPGSLANVIRAGLESRHLPPEEAREIVQDAGRREAKEIERGITALEAIAGVAPLLGLLGTVTGMIRVFRVIALIGVGNANALSGGISEALITTAVGLSIAIPALVAYHFFSSRSAEIVSDMEHLASTLLRKLRRMRGEEDRLS
- a CDS encoding biopolymer transporter ExbD, with product MNRRGLSFGGEKKRAPLVNVTSLIDALFLLLIFFMVSSTFRDIPGIPLDLPEARTGEATRSQGVEVQIDGGGAVRIEGKIVGDGEVTERLASALDAASARDLVLRADRGVPYGKVVFVMDLARSLRVSRLVVATENLPPAIEKDSDRMESPRKEE